A window of the Phaseolus vulgaris cultivar G19833 chromosome 5, P. vulgaris v2.0, whole genome shotgun sequence genome harbors these coding sequences:
- the LOC137835153 gene encoding sodium/calcium exchanger NCL has product MPASLTSYRSIFLILWIVILCGHAHARFFSRDPLSDGVSNNSWEGLLRLPSAITVESSCEQTYGFLPCTTTVLGNLFLILIYGFLMFKAATFLSGGSELLLEILGPGIVGGLFLPILGALPDAMLILVSGLSGSKETAQSQVSVGMGLLAGSTVLLLTIIWGTCVIVGKCDIEDSIAIDSQDTRGFSLTGSGVSTDIWTSYSARIMVISVLPFVIVQLPQILNSTSGRHLAVLIALIVSLGLLVAYCLYQIFQPWIQRRKLEYIKHKHVILGFLTHLKKRALGRLLNDNGEPDKEVIRKLFTTIDENQDGSLTHNELRALVIGIQFEEIDLDHDDAVTRIMNDFDTSGNALVDEEEFVNGVCRWLQRAQRARVASGDAGPHTMKFLSDFHTETKREHDLLDVGDQSNEEVEGIENSKWISIKAVLFLLLGSIIAAAFADPLVDAVDNFSEATSIPAFFISFIFLPLATNSSEAVSAIIFASRDKRQTASLTFSEIYGAVTMNNVLCLSVFLALVYARGLTWDFSSEVLVILVVCILLGVFASFRTVFPLWTSILAILLYPFSLALVYVLDYVFGWS; this is encoded by the exons ATGCCTGCCTCTCTCACTTCCTACCGGTCCATCTTCCTCATCCTTTGGATCGTGATCCTGTGCGGTCACGCTCATGCTCGCTTCTTCTCCCGCGATCCGCTCTCTGATGGCGTCTCCAACAACAGCTGGGAGGGCCTCCTCCGCCTCCCCTCGGCAATCACGGTTGAGTCCTCCTGCGAGCAGACCTACGGCTTCCTACCGTGCACCACCACCGTCTTAGgtaacctcttcctcatcctcatCTATGGTTTCCTCATGTTCAAGGCCGCCACGTTCCTCTCCGGCGGCAGCGAGCTCCTGCTCGAGATCTTGGGCCCCGGCATTGTTGGCGGCCTCTTCCTCCCCATCCTCGGTGCACTTCCCGATGCCATGCTCATCCTCG tgtCTGGGCTTTCAGGTAGTAAAGAAACTGCTCAAAGTCAGGTATCTGTTGGAATGGGACTGCTAGCTGGGTCCACGGTGCTGCTTCTTACTATAATATGGGGGACCTGTGTAATTGTTGGCAAGTGTGACATCGAGGATTCAATTGCTATAGATTCACAAGACACTAGGGGATTTAGTTTAACTG GTTCTGGTGTTAGTACTGATATCTGGACAAGTTATTCAGCACGGATTATGGTTATATCTGTCCTTCCATTTGTGATCGTTCAATTACCACAAATTCTTAATTCAACATCAGGAAGGCACTTGGCTGTTTTGATAGCCCTCATTGTGTCACTCGGTTTATTGGTTGCTTATTGTCTTTACCAG ATTTTCCAGCCCTGGATACAAAGGAGGAAACttgaatatattaaacacaAGCATGTTATACTAGGATTTTTAACACATTTGAAGAAACGTGCGTTGGGAAGGCTGCTGAATGATAATGGTGAACCTGATAAAGAAGTCATTAGAAA ATTGTTTACAACCATTGATGAAAATCAAGATGGCAGTCTTACTCATAATGAATTGAGAGCACTGGTTATTGGAATTCAGTTTGAGGAGATTGACCTGGATCATGATGATGCCGTAACAAGGATCATGAATGATTTTGACACTTCTGGCAATGCACTTGTTGATGAAGAAGAATTTGTTAATGGTGTGTGTAGATGGCTTCAAAGGGCCCAGCGTGCTCGAGTTGCATCTGGTGATGCTGGTCCACACACAATGAAGTTTTTAAGTGATTTTCACACA GAAACAAAAAGGGAACATGATTTGCTGGATGTGGGAGATCAGAGTAATGAAGAGGTTGAGGGCATTGAGAATTCTAAATGGATATCCATCAAAGCAGTTCTGTTTCTGCTACTGGGTTCTATTATTGCAGCTGCATTTGCTGATCCCCTGGTTGATGCAGTGGATAACTTTTCTGAGGCTACAAGTATTCCTGCTTTCTTCATTTCCTTCATTTTTCTGCCTTTAGCAACCAATTCAAGTGAAGCAGTGTCGGCAATAATTTTTGCTAGTCGTGATAAGAGGCAAACTGCCTCATTAACTTTTTCCGAG ATATATGGTGCAGTGACAATGAATAATGTGCTTTGTCTATCAGTCTTCTTGGCCTTGGTTTATGCGAGGGGATTGACATGGGACTTCTCTTCAGAAGTGTTGGTTATTTTGGTCGTTTGCATTTTGTTGGGTGTCTTTGCCAGCTTCCGCACCGTCTTCCCTCTATGGACATCTATACTGGCTATCCTACTTTACCCCTTCTCCCTGGCATTGGTGTATGTTCTTGATTATGTATTTGGTTGGTCGTAG